Proteins from a genomic interval of Neoarius graeffei isolate fNeoGra1 chromosome 24, fNeoGra1.pri, whole genome shotgun sequence:
- the poli gene encoding DNA polymerase iota isoform X1 — MMDGGETRIIKHSKTPHTVLVMMVKSSECDSHLAKCTSLVRKCSPECGLVVAFRVVSGFLARCVEDNPRVILHFDMDCFYAQVEMIRNPGLRSKPVGVHQKYLLVTCNYVARAQGVAKMMFVKEAVEKCPDLVLIRGEDLTVYREMSYKVTELLMSYCPLVERLGLDENFVDVTEMVESRRRNTDVSELSFVGHIYGHDVSNVAIQDHVSLALGSVIACELREVLFSRLGLTSCGGVANSKLLAKLVSGTFKPNQQTTLLPHSISQLMSSLSGLSKVPGIGPKTAERLKALCVFSVRDLQLFPLRRLVCEFGEVNAKRMQSLACGVDLSPVTPAGPPQSLSDEDSFKKISTLSEAESKITELLLSLSKRMRKDSRLPQTLKLSLRRSGALSRESRQSPIPTHTAHRIINGCPEAVPQLVSIAMKLLHKLVDIREPFHLTVLSMCFTNLQAKMSNRKTISSFFSPTHTSSHTHTSSHTHTSSHSVCDAPSSFTQPETLCGTMNPQNIKDSSSSSSSPFIQEPIRPGSSVPSVQECSDPSSVPTPDSITSVTIPALPPDVDPEVFRALPQHIQMELMSSFQEDSMKRQERHSEPAPPTAHADDVIAQRCSETEKLSDVSIVQYEPSSPDVPDVPPNVDPYVFSQLPPDMQTELRTEWRRSKLALKMSPKHAGRRTTSSRDKRVAVMRSRSSSLLKYFKPSSDKHS, encoded by the exons ATGATGGATGGAGGGGAAACTCGAATTATTAAGCATTCAAAGACTCCCCACACTGTACTGGTGATGATGGTAAAGAGCAGTGAGTGTGACTCTCACTTAGCCAAGTGCACTTCTCTCGTGAGAAAGTGTTCTCCTGAGTGTGGACTTGTTGTAGCATTCCGTGTCGTTTCAGGATTCCTAGCCAGATGTGTGGAGGACAATCCCAGAGtgatcctgcattttgacatggactGTTTCTACGCCCAGGTGGAGATGATCCGTAATCCAGGCCTGCGCTCCAAACCTGTGG GAGTGCATCAGAAGTACCTTCTCGTCACCTGTAACTACGTGGCGAGGGCGCAGGGTGTGGCCAAGATGATGTTCGTGAAGGAGGCTGTGGAGAAGTGTCCTGACCTGGTGTTGATCAGAGGAGAAGATCTCACTGTCTACAGAGAGATGTCCTACAAggtcacag AGCTGCTGATGTCGTACTGCCCCCTGGTGGAGAGGCTGGGCTTAGACGAGAACTTTGTGGATGTGACGGAGATGGTGGAGAGCAGGAGGAGGAACACAGACGTCTCTGAGCTCTCCTTCGTGGGTCACATCTACGGACACGATG tctCTAACGTGGCCATACAGGACCACGTGAGTCTGGCTCTGGGCTCAGTGATAGCGTGTGAGCTGCGGGAGGTGCTGTTCTCCAGACTGGGCCTGACTTCCTGTGGGGGCGTGGCTAACAGCAAGCTCTTAGCTAAACTGGTGTCCGGGACGTTCAAACCCAACCAGCAGAccacactgctgcctcacagcatctCCCAGCTGATGAGCAGCCTGAGCGGACTGAGCAAAGTCCCAG gaATCGGTCCCAAGACAGCTGAGAGACTGAAGgctctgtgtgtgttcagtgtgagaGACCTGCAGCTTTTCCCTCTCAGGCGGTTGGTGTGTGAGTTTGGAGAAGTGAACGCTAAACGCATGCAGAGCCTTGCCTGTGGCGTCGACCTTTCACCTGTCACCCCCGCCGGCCCCCCACAG TCTCTGAGTGATGAGGACTCATTTAAGAAAATCTCCACGCTGAGTGAAGCGGAGAGTAAAATCACGGAGCTGCTGCTCAGCCTGAGCAAGAG aatgcGTAAGGACAGCAGGCTGCCTCAGACACTGAAGCTGAGTCTGAGACGGAGCGGCGCACTGAGCcgagagagcagacagagtcctattcctacacacactgcacacaggaTCATtaacg gCTGCCCAGAGGCGGTGCCTCAGCTGGTTTCCATAGCGATGAAGCTGTTACACAAACTGGTGGATATCAGAGAGCCATTTCACCTGACGGTGCTGAGCATGTGTTTTACCAACCTGCAGGCCAAAATGTCCAACAGGAAGACCATCAGCTCCTTCTTCAGCCCCACACacacctcctcacacacacacacctcctcacacacacacacctcctcacaCAGTGTGTGTGATGCTCCTTCCAGCTTTACACAACCTGAAACTCTGTGTGGAACAATGAACCCACAGAACATCAaagactcatcatcatcatcatcatctccatttATCCAGGAGCCAATCAGACCCGGTTCCTCTGTGCCTTCTGTTCAGGAATGCTCTGATCCCAGCAGCGTTCCCACACCAGATTCCATAACCTCCGTCACCATTCCAGCCCTCCCCCCTGACGTAGACCCGGAGGTGTTCAGAGCTCTCCCACAGCACATCCAGATGGAGCTCATGTCCAGCTTCCAAGAAGATTCTATGAAGAGACAGGAACGTCACAGCGAGCCAGCTCCACCCACGGCACACGCTGATGATGTCATCGCCCAGCGCTGCAGTGAAACAGAGAAACTGAGTGACGTCAGCATTGTGCAGTATGAACCCAGTAGCCCTGATGTTCCTGACGTTCCTCCTAACGTAGATCCGTACGTGTTCTCCCAGCTTCCCCCGGACATGCAGACAGAACTGCGTACAGAGTGGAGGCGGAGCAAACTCGCACTCAAAATGTCACCCAAACACGCGGGCAGACGCACGACGTCGTCTCGAGATAAGAGAGTTGCAGTGATGCGCTCTCGCAGCAGCAGCCTGCTCAAGTACTTCAAACCCTCATCAGATAAACACTCATGA
- the poli gene encoding DNA polymerase iota isoform X2: MEAEEGEEGEWMTLDTGFLARCVEDNPRVILHFDMDCFYAQVEMIRNPGLRSKPVGVHQKYLLVTCNYVARAQGVAKMMFVKEAVEKCPDLVLIRGEDLTVYREMSYKVTELLMSYCPLVERLGLDENFVDVTEMVESRRRNTDVSELSFVGHIYGHDVSNVAIQDHVSLALGSVIACELREVLFSRLGLTSCGGVANSKLLAKLVSGTFKPNQQTTLLPHSISQLMSSLSGLSKVPGIGPKTAERLKALCVFSVRDLQLFPLRRLVCEFGEVNAKRMQSLACGVDLSPVTPAGPPQSLSDEDSFKKISTLSEAESKITELLLSLSKRMRKDSRLPQTLKLSLRRSGALSRESRQSPIPTHTAHRIINGCPEAVPQLVSIAMKLLHKLVDIREPFHLTVLSMCFTNLQAKMSNRKTISSFFSPTHTSSHTHTSSHTHTSSHSVCDAPSSFTQPETLCGTMNPQNIKDSSSSSSSPFIQEPIRPGSSVPSVQECSDPSSVPTPDSITSVTIPALPPDVDPEVFRALPQHIQMELMSSFQEDSMKRQERHSEPAPPTAHADDVIAQRCSETEKLSDVSIVQYEPSSPDVPDVPPNVDPYVFSQLPPDMQTELRTEWRRSKLALKMSPKHAGRRTTSSRDKRVAVMRSRSSSLLKYFKPSSDKHS, translated from the exons GATTCCTAGCCAGATGTGTGGAGGACAATCCCAGAGtgatcctgcattttgacatggactGTTTCTACGCCCAGGTGGAGATGATCCGTAATCCAGGCCTGCGCTCCAAACCTGTGG GAGTGCATCAGAAGTACCTTCTCGTCACCTGTAACTACGTGGCGAGGGCGCAGGGTGTGGCCAAGATGATGTTCGTGAAGGAGGCTGTGGAGAAGTGTCCTGACCTGGTGTTGATCAGAGGAGAAGATCTCACTGTCTACAGAGAGATGTCCTACAAggtcacag AGCTGCTGATGTCGTACTGCCCCCTGGTGGAGAGGCTGGGCTTAGACGAGAACTTTGTGGATGTGACGGAGATGGTGGAGAGCAGGAGGAGGAACACAGACGTCTCTGAGCTCTCCTTCGTGGGTCACATCTACGGACACGATG tctCTAACGTGGCCATACAGGACCACGTGAGTCTGGCTCTGGGCTCAGTGATAGCGTGTGAGCTGCGGGAGGTGCTGTTCTCCAGACTGGGCCTGACTTCCTGTGGGGGCGTGGCTAACAGCAAGCTCTTAGCTAAACTGGTGTCCGGGACGTTCAAACCCAACCAGCAGAccacactgctgcctcacagcatctCCCAGCTGATGAGCAGCCTGAGCGGACTGAGCAAAGTCCCAG gaATCGGTCCCAAGACAGCTGAGAGACTGAAGgctctgtgtgtgttcagtgtgagaGACCTGCAGCTTTTCCCTCTCAGGCGGTTGGTGTGTGAGTTTGGAGAAGTGAACGCTAAACGCATGCAGAGCCTTGCCTGTGGCGTCGACCTTTCACCTGTCACCCCCGCCGGCCCCCCACAG TCTCTGAGTGATGAGGACTCATTTAAGAAAATCTCCACGCTGAGTGAAGCGGAGAGTAAAATCACGGAGCTGCTGCTCAGCCTGAGCAAGAG aatgcGTAAGGACAGCAGGCTGCCTCAGACACTGAAGCTGAGTCTGAGACGGAGCGGCGCACTGAGCcgagagagcagacagagtcctattcctacacacactgcacacaggaTCATtaacg gCTGCCCAGAGGCGGTGCCTCAGCTGGTTTCCATAGCGATGAAGCTGTTACACAAACTGGTGGATATCAGAGAGCCATTTCACCTGACGGTGCTGAGCATGTGTTTTACCAACCTGCAGGCCAAAATGTCCAACAGGAAGACCATCAGCTCCTTCTTCAGCCCCACACacacctcctcacacacacacacctcctcacacacacacacctcctcacaCAGTGTGTGTGATGCTCCTTCCAGCTTTACACAACCTGAAACTCTGTGTGGAACAATGAACCCACAGAACATCAaagactcatcatcatcatcatcatctccatttATCCAGGAGCCAATCAGACCCGGTTCCTCTGTGCCTTCTGTTCAGGAATGCTCTGATCCCAGCAGCGTTCCCACACCAGATTCCATAACCTCCGTCACCATTCCAGCCCTCCCCCCTGACGTAGACCCGGAGGTGTTCAGAGCTCTCCCACAGCACATCCAGATGGAGCTCATGTCCAGCTTCCAAGAAGATTCTATGAAGAGACAGGAACGTCACAGCGAGCCAGCTCCACCCACGGCACACGCTGATGATGTCATCGCCCAGCGCTGCAGTGAAACAGAGAAACTGAGTGACGTCAGCATTGTGCAGTATGAACCCAGTAGCCCTGATGTTCCTGACGTTCCTCCTAACGTAGATCCGTACGTGTTCTCCCAGCTTCCCCCGGACATGCAGACAGAACTGCGTACAGAGTGGAGGCGGAGCAAACTCGCACTCAAAATGTCACCCAAACACGCGGGCAGACGCACGACGTCGTCTCGAGATAAGAGAGTTGCAGTGATGCGCTCTCGCAGCAGCAGCCTGCTCAAGTACTTCAAACCCTCATCAGATAAACACTCATGA
- the poli gene encoding DNA polymerase iota isoform X3: MDCFYAQVEMIRNPGLRSKPVGVHQKYLLVTCNYVARAQGVAKMMFVKEAVEKCPDLVLIRGEDLTVYREMSYKVTELLMSYCPLVERLGLDENFVDVTEMVESRRRNTDVSELSFVGHIYGHDVSNVAIQDHVSLALGSVIACELREVLFSRLGLTSCGGVANSKLLAKLVSGTFKPNQQTTLLPHSISQLMSSLSGLSKVPGIGPKTAERLKALCVFSVRDLQLFPLRRLVCEFGEVNAKRMQSLACGVDLSPVTPAGPPQSLSDEDSFKKISTLSEAESKITELLLSLSKRMRKDSRLPQTLKLSLRRSGALSRESRQSPIPTHTAHRIINGCPEAVPQLVSIAMKLLHKLVDIREPFHLTVLSMCFTNLQAKMSNRKTISSFFSPTHTSSHTHTSSHTHTSSHSVCDAPSSFTQPETLCGTMNPQNIKDSSSSSSSPFIQEPIRPGSSVPSVQECSDPSSVPTPDSITSVTIPALPPDVDPEVFRALPQHIQMELMSSFQEDSMKRQERHSEPAPPTAHADDVIAQRCSETEKLSDVSIVQYEPSSPDVPDVPPNVDPYVFSQLPPDMQTELRTEWRRSKLALKMSPKHAGRRTTSSRDKRVAVMRSRSSSLLKYFKPSSDKHS; this comes from the exons atggactGTTTCTACGCCCAGGTGGAGATGATCCGTAATCCAGGCCTGCGCTCCAAACCTGTGG GAGTGCATCAGAAGTACCTTCTCGTCACCTGTAACTACGTGGCGAGGGCGCAGGGTGTGGCCAAGATGATGTTCGTGAAGGAGGCTGTGGAGAAGTGTCCTGACCTGGTGTTGATCAGAGGAGAAGATCTCACTGTCTACAGAGAGATGTCCTACAAggtcacag AGCTGCTGATGTCGTACTGCCCCCTGGTGGAGAGGCTGGGCTTAGACGAGAACTTTGTGGATGTGACGGAGATGGTGGAGAGCAGGAGGAGGAACACAGACGTCTCTGAGCTCTCCTTCGTGGGTCACATCTACGGACACGATG tctCTAACGTGGCCATACAGGACCACGTGAGTCTGGCTCTGGGCTCAGTGATAGCGTGTGAGCTGCGGGAGGTGCTGTTCTCCAGACTGGGCCTGACTTCCTGTGGGGGCGTGGCTAACAGCAAGCTCTTAGCTAAACTGGTGTCCGGGACGTTCAAACCCAACCAGCAGAccacactgctgcctcacagcatctCCCAGCTGATGAGCAGCCTGAGCGGACTGAGCAAAGTCCCAG gaATCGGTCCCAAGACAGCTGAGAGACTGAAGgctctgtgtgtgttcagtgtgagaGACCTGCAGCTTTTCCCTCTCAGGCGGTTGGTGTGTGAGTTTGGAGAAGTGAACGCTAAACGCATGCAGAGCCTTGCCTGTGGCGTCGACCTTTCACCTGTCACCCCCGCCGGCCCCCCACAG TCTCTGAGTGATGAGGACTCATTTAAGAAAATCTCCACGCTGAGTGAAGCGGAGAGTAAAATCACGGAGCTGCTGCTCAGCCTGAGCAAGAG aatgcGTAAGGACAGCAGGCTGCCTCAGACACTGAAGCTGAGTCTGAGACGGAGCGGCGCACTGAGCcgagagagcagacagagtcctattcctacacacactgcacacaggaTCATtaacg gCTGCCCAGAGGCGGTGCCTCAGCTGGTTTCCATAGCGATGAAGCTGTTACACAAACTGGTGGATATCAGAGAGCCATTTCACCTGACGGTGCTGAGCATGTGTTTTACCAACCTGCAGGCCAAAATGTCCAACAGGAAGACCATCAGCTCCTTCTTCAGCCCCACACacacctcctcacacacacacacctcctcacacacacacacctcctcacaCAGTGTGTGTGATGCTCCTTCCAGCTTTACACAACCTGAAACTCTGTGTGGAACAATGAACCCACAGAACATCAaagactcatcatcatcatcatcatctccatttATCCAGGAGCCAATCAGACCCGGTTCCTCTGTGCCTTCTGTTCAGGAATGCTCTGATCCCAGCAGCGTTCCCACACCAGATTCCATAACCTCCGTCACCATTCCAGCCCTCCCCCCTGACGTAGACCCGGAGGTGTTCAGAGCTCTCCCACAGCACATCCAGATGGAGCTCATGTCCAGCTTCCAAGAAGATTCTATGAAGAGACAGGAACGTCACAGCGAGCCAGCTCCACCCACGGCACACGCTGATGATGTCATCGCCCAGCGCTGCAGTGAAACAGAGAAACTGAGTGACGTCAGCATTGTGCAGTATGAACCCAGTAGCCCTGATGTTCCTGACGTTCCTCCTAACGTAGATCCGTACGTGTTCTCCCAGCTTCCCCCGGACATGCAGACAGAACTGCGTACAGAGTGGAGGCGGAGCAAACTCGCACTCAAAATGTCACCCAAACACGCGGGCAGACGCACGACGTCGTCTCGAGATAAGAGAGTTGCAGTGATGCGCTCTCGCAGCAGCAGCCTGCTCAAGTACTTCAAACCCTCATCAGATAAACACTCATGA
- the wdr31 gene encoding WD repeat-containing protein 31 isoform X2, translating into MGKLQSKLHRRSDLYRAREGVESAPVPQVLQYEPAHADAVNCVTSLNSDLCVSGGSDQAVVVYDWRAGKVCRCFHGHSKEITKLGCFPGSTWIFSASRDKSVLMWDFTGGPNPIQSFCGHELVVNGVAVSPDGSKLCTGSRDNSMCLWDVESGRCLHRNTISRNLVTHLCWVPGGTSIVQTSEDKTIRVWDSRTWQVTNTFPAKQYIQTHCDVSVNRYHLLSSSNGFGGHGCEATLWDLRQPGCKVVEYRGHVQTTACCVFLPPSIGSPALIASSSYDSSVRIWDQNTAACLFTLSLDGSGPLASLAPCDSSTLLCASYNSGLHQLQLSQGTTPSIREVARF; encoded by the exons ATGGGGAAACTGCAGAGTAAACTGCACCGCCGCTCTGACCTCTACAG AGCCAGAGAGGGGGTGGAGTCTGCTCCTGTACCCCAGGTGCTGCAGTATGAGCCCGCCCACGCCGATGCTGTCAACTGTGTGACCTCGTTGAACTCTGACCTGTGTGTGTCGGGTGGGAGTGACCAG GCGGTTGTCGTATATGACTGGAGAGCAGGAAAAGTGTGCAGATGTTTTCATGGTCACAGCAAGGAAATCACCAAG ctggggTGCTTTCCAGGCAGTACGTGGATCTTTAGTGCATCTCGTGATAAATCAGTATTGATGTGGGATTTTACTGGTGGTCCAAACCCCATCCAGTCATTCTGTGGACATGAACTTGTCGTCAACGGAGTTGCTGTCAGCccag ACGGGTCGAAGCTGTGCACCGGCTCTCGTGATAACTCCATGTGTCTGTGGGATGTTGAGAGCGGGAGGTGTTTACACAGAAATACCATCTCACGCAACCTG GTAACTCATCTGTGTTGGGTTCCTGGAGGAACATCAATAGTCCAAACCTCTGAAGATAAAACCATCAG agtgtggGACAGTCGGACATGGCAGGTGACAAACACGTTTCCAGCAAAGCAATACATCCAGACTCACTGTGACGTGAGCGTGAACCGCTACCACCTCCTGTCCAGCAGCAATGGCTTTGGGGGTCACGGCTGTGAggccacg ctGTGGGACCTCAGACAGCCGGGCTGTAAGGTGGTGGAGTACAGAGGACATGTCCAGACAACGGCGTGCTGTGTGTTCCTCCCCCCAAGCATCGGCTCACCTGCACTCATCGCCTCATCATCATACGACAGCTCGGTCAGGATCTGGGACCAGAACACCgccg cgtGTCTGTTCACTCTGTCTCTGGACGGCTCAGGGCCGTTGGCGTCGTTGGCACCATGTGACTCCAGCACGCTCTTGTGTGCCAGCTACAACTCGGGTCTCCACCAGCTGCAGCTGTCCCAGGGGACGACGCCCAGCATCAGGGAGGTGGCACGCTTCTGA
- the wdr31 gene encoding WD repeat-containing protein 31 isoform X1: MGKLQSKLHRRSDLYRAREGVESAPVPQVLQYEPAHADAVNCVTSLNSDLCVSGGSDQAVVVYDWRAGKVCRCFHGHSKEITKLGCFPGSTWIFSASRDKSVLMWDFTGGPNPIQSFCGHELVVNGVAVSPDGSKLCTGSRDNSMCLWDVESGRCLHRNTISRNLVTHLCWVPGGTSIVQTSEDKTIRVWDSRTWQVTNTFPAKQYIQTHCDVSVNRYHLLSSSNGFGGHGCEATVCVCGTSDSRAVRWWSTEDMSRQRRAVCSSPQASAHLHSSPHHHTTARSGSGTRTPPRVCSLCLWTAQGRWRRWHHVTPARSCVPATTRVSTSCSCPRGRRPASGRWHASDQH, translated from the exons ATGGGGAAACTGCAGAGTAAACTGCACCGCCGCTCTGACCTCTACAG AGCCAGAGAGGGGGTGGAGTCTGCTCCTGTACCCCAGGTGCTGCAGTATGAGCCCGCCCACGCCGATGCTGTCAACTGTGTGACCTCGTTGAACTCTGACCTGTGTGTGTCGGGTGGGAGTGACCAG GCGGTTGTCGTATATGACTGGAGAGCAGGAAAAGTGTGCAGATGTTTTCATGGTCACAGCAAGGAAATCACCAAG ctggggTGCTTTCCAGGCAGTACGTGGATCTTTAGTGCATCTCGTGATAAATCAGTATTGATGTGGGATTTTACTGGTGGTCCAAACCCCATCCAGTCATTCTGTGGACATGAACTTGTCGTCAACGGAGTTGCTGTCAGCccag ACGGGTCGAAGCTGTGCACCGGCTCTCGTGATAACTCCATGTGTCTGTGGGATGTTGAGAGCGGGAGGTGTTTACACAGAAATACCATCTCACGCAACCTG GTAACTCATCTGTGTTGGGTTCCTGGAGGAACATCAATAGTCCAAACCTCTGAAGATAAAACCATCAG agtgtggGACAGTCGGACATGGCAGGTGACAAACACGTTTCCAGCAAAGCAATACATCCAGACTCACTGTGACGTGAGCGTGAACCGCTACCACCTCCTGTCCAGCAGCAATGGCTTTGGGGGTCACGGCTGTGAggccacggtgtgtgt ctGTGGGACCTCAGACAGCCGGGCTGTAAGGTGGTGGAGTACAGAGGACATGTCCAGACAACGGCGTGCTGTGTGTTCCTCCCCCCAAGCATCGGCTCACCTGCACTCATCGCCTCATCATCATACGACAGCTCGGTCAGGATCTGGGACCAGAACACCgccg cgtGTCTGTTCACTCTGTCTCTGGACGGCTCAGGGCCGTTGGCGTCGTTGGCACCATGTGACTCCAGCACGCTCTTGTGTGCCAGCTACAACTCGGGTCTCCACCAGCTGCAGCTGTCCCAGGGGACGACGCCCAGCATCAGGGAGGTGGCACGCTTCTGACCAACACTAA
- the LOC132872726 gene encoding E3 ubiquitin-protein ligase RNF183, producing the protein MQIPPHTANSSVLMQELREKEGLDQHADRRRDGSGGLLRRQSHRTHTEPWAEGWRVCTETARDPDQQQCRSPTDSSDLYHCTVTVHPHPAMQQSPDSPNGPGVSTEPTPSTTEVLEVQVHSNEDLPELECAVCFSQFNNVFNTPKVLQCGHTFCLECLARMNIKSSQPASLQCPLCRAFTPLPTLGLPKLDTDVAVLSCLPEAMQHVYSIRFNRNKCKLQVKRIPSSIPASLNNQRRSLDLGSPVSADEDQDRPRGVAPFFRRLMRLPMCRAFLMISSMLIMVSLTIGISILLSIRK; encoded by the exons ATGCAAATCCCACCACACACAGCGAACTCCAGTGTACTAATGCAGGaactgagagagaaagagggttTAGATCAACATGCAGACAGAAGGAGGGACGGTTCAGGAGGATTACTGAGGCGTCAGAGCCACAGGACACACACTGAGCCCTGGGCCGAGGGATGGAGGGTCTGTACAGAGACAGCGAGAGATCCAG ATCAGCAGCAGTGTCGCAGCCCCACTGACTCGTCAGACTTGTACCATTGCACCGTCACCGTTCACCCTCACCCAGCCATGCAGCAGTCTCCTGACTCACCCAATGGCCCGGGCGTGTCTACGGAGCCCACGCCGAGCACCACAGAGGTCCTTGAAGTGCAGGTTCACAGTAACGAGGACCTCCCAGAGCTGGAATGCGCCGTGTGCTTCAGTCAGTTCAACAACGTGTTCAACACGCCCAAAGTGCTGCAGTGTGGCCACACGTTCTGCCTGGAGTGCCTCGCGCGCATGAACATAAAGTCCTCCCAGCCCGCGAGCCTGCAGTGCCCTCTGTGCAGAGCGTTCACCCCTCTGCCCACCCTCGGCCTGCCCAAACTGGACACGGACGTGGCGGTGCTGTCCTGCCTCCCGGAGGCCATGCAGCACGTCTACAGCATCCGCTTCAATCGCAACAAATGCAAACTGCAGGTGAAGCGCATTCCCAGCTCCATTCCAGCTTCCCTAAACAACCAGCGCCGCAGCCTGGACCTCGGGTCTCCCGTCAGCGCTGATGAGGACCAGGACAGGCCACGCGGAGTGGCCCCGTTCTTCAGACGGCTCATGAGGCTTCCCATGTGCAGGGCGTTCCTCATGATATCCTCCATGCTCATCATGGTCTCGCTCACCATCGGCATCAGCATCCTCCTTTCAATACGTAAGTGA